From one Streptomyces sp. ICC1 genomic stretch:
- a CDS encoding cupin domain-containing protein, with protein sequence MIDSASWAQRLGGDTFLAQTCFRAHAVIRSAGAAVPTLLTWDDINEIVAAHRLEPPRMRLSRAGEAVPATAYSVLRTNRRGVSWYQPQPTEFHARLAEGASLVIDAIDQIHPPVRAAAAGLERFFRTPVQANAYASWTSEEGFGTHWDDHDVVVLQLEGSKRWKIYGPTRQAPAWRDVEAPEAPTGEPIADIVLTPGDLLYLPRGWWHAVSADQGTASLHLTFGLATQTGAEFLGWLCDDLRTSATVRSDVPRFGTPEKRADYLGAVRKEVLSALEDPAVLDRWERSLDTTHPGHPRLSLPHLATVPPEPGITVQVTVPRARVDQDAEAVTFSGAGREWTFALRAAPLLHRLAGGPPVTLGDLAAASGLTVAQSAEIVSALVGGQAAAVIGAPR encoded by the coding sequence GTGATTGATTCCGCATCGTGGGCGCAGCGTCTGGGCGGGGACACGTTCCTCGCCCAGACGTGTTTCCGCGCCCACGCAGTGATCCGTTCAGCCGGCGCCGCCGTTCCCACCCTGTTGACCTGGGACGACATCAACGAGATCGTCGCCGCGCACCGGCTGGAGCCGCCCCGCATGCGACTCTCCCGCGCGGGGGAGGCCGTCCCCGCGACGGCGTACTCCGTCCTGCGCACGAACCGGCGCGGGGTGTCCTGGTACCAGCCTCAGCCGACGGAGTTCCACGCGCGCCTCGCCGAGGGGGCGTCCCTCGTCATCGACGCGATCGACCAGATCCACCCGCCCGTCCGGGCAGCCGCCGCCGGCCTCGAACGGTTCTTCCGGACCCCCGTCCAGGCCAACGCGTACGCCTCCTGGACGTCCGAAGAGGGCTTCGGTACCCACTGGGACGACCACGACGTCGTGGTCCTCCAACTCGAAGGCTCCAAGCGGTGGAAGATCTACGGACCCACCCGGCAGGCCCCCGCCTGGCGCGACGTCGAAGCTCCCGAGGCCCCGACGGGCGAGCCGATCGCGGACATCGTCCTGACGCCCGGCGATCTCCTCTACCTCCCGCGCGGCTGGTGGCACGCGGTGAGCGCCGACCAGGGCACCGCATCGCTCCACCTCACCTTCGGGCTGGCCACGCAGACCGGTGCGGAGTTCCTGGGATGGCTGTGCGACGACCTCCGGACCAGCGCAACCGTCCGCTCCGACGTCCCCCGCTTCGGCACGCCCGAAAAGCGGGCGGACTACCTGGGCGCCGTACGCAAGGAGGTGCTGTCCGCTCTGGAGGACCCGGCGGTTCTGGACCGGTGGGAGAGGTCGCTGGACACCACACACCCGGGGCACCCGCGCCTTTCCCTGCCGCACCTGGCGACCGTTCCGCCCGAGCCCGGGATCACCGTCCAGGTCACCGTGCCCCGCGCCCGGGTGGACCAGGACGCCGAGGCGGTGACCTTCTCCGGCGCCGGGCGCGAGTGGACCTTCGCACTGCGCGCCGCACCGCTGCTGCACCGCCTGGCCGGCGGGCCGCCGGTCACGCTCGGGGACCTCGCCGCCGCATCCGGCCTCACCGTCGCCCAGAGCGCTGAGATCGTCTCGGCTCTGGTCGGCGGACAGGCCGCCGCCGTGATCGGGGCACCCAGGTGA
- a CDS encoding aldo/keto reductase: MTAALGLGTYRVRAVEEPARAACSDGLVWLDTAPNYATAHQALGPVIADHPRAMIATKTGFFTQQEGEAAVAAGVLPPGEAAVGHSLHPGFARWQTDRSLATLGRADIVFVHNPEHAHQDRGVLHARLRDVFCELEEYAAEGRIAGYGVATWSGFQHEAFTVPELLGLAKEAAGSGEHHLGAIQQPVSLVMVRPIALALGGRGPLVQARAAGLLTFGSSPLHGGELLDLATPELAEFIRPGTSTAAACLLTAASCPSLDVVLLSASTPQHWKAAKEAIASPLEPDQLRRVIDVLAQG, encoded by the coding sequence GTGACCGCCGCCCTCGGCCTCGGGACGTACCGGGTGCGCGCTGTCGAGGAGCCGGCGCGCGCGGCGTGTTCCGACGGGCTGGTGTGGCTGGACACCGCACCCAACTACGCCACGGCCCACCAGGCACTCGGCCCGGTCATCGCCGACCACCCCCGCGCCATGATCGCGACGAAGACTGGCTTCTTCACCCAGCAGGAAGGCGAGGCCGCAGTGGCGGCCGGAGTCCTCCCACCCGGGGAAGCCGCAGTCGGCCACAGCCTCCACCCCGGCTTCGCCCGCTGGCAGACCGATCGCTCCCTCGCGACCCTGGGCCGCGCCGACATCGTGTTCGTCCACAACCCCGAGCACGCCCACCAGGACCGTGGGGTGCTGCACGCCCGGCTGCGCGACGTGTTCTGCGAGCTGGAGGAGTACGCCGCCGAAGGCCGCATCGCCGGATACGGAGTGGCCACCTGGTCCGGCTTCCAGCACGAGGCATTCACCGTCCCCGAACTCCTCGGCCTGGCCAAAGAGGCCGCCGGATCGGGTGAACACCACCTCGGCGCGATCCAGCAGCCGGTCAGCCTCGTCATGGTCCGCCCGATCGCGCTCGCCCTCGGCGGGCGGGGCCCGCTCGTCCAGGCTCGCGCCGCCGGCCTGCTCACATTCGGCTCCTCACCCCTGCATGGCGGCGAACTCCTCGACTTGGCCACACCCGAACTCGCCGAGTTCATCCGACCCGGCACCAGCACGGCCGCCGCCTGCCTCCTGACTGCGGCGTCCTGCCCGAGCCTGGACGTGGTACTGCTGTCCGCCAGTACGCCGCAGCACTGGAAGGCCGCCAAGGAGGCCATCGCCTCGCCGCTCGAACCGGACCAGCTCAGGAGGGTCATCGATGTACTCGCCCAAGGATGA
- a CDS encoding NUDIX domain-containing protein, whose protein sequence is MIERVRAVLVTAADTMLVIRRTKPGIPMYWVLPGGGVEESDESREAALHREIHEEIAGKADIVRLLHTTESDTERQLFYLARIATWSFEDRTGPEFTAEGRGEYALEEIPLTVEGLDGIDLKPEEIARVLRGAIGAGTLGAGVVA, encoded by the coding sequence ATGATCGAACGAGTCCGAGCCGTCCTCGTCACCGCGGCCGACACGATGCTGGTCATCCGCCGCACCAAGCCCGGAATCCCCATGTACTGGGTGCTCCCCGGCGGCGGGGTCGAGGAGAGCGACGAGTCCCGGGAGGCCGCCCTCCACCGGGAGATCCACGAAGAGATCGCGGGGAAGGCCGACATCGTCCGCCTCCTGCACACGACGGAGTCCGACACCGAGCGTCAGCTCTTCTACCTCGCCCGCATCGCGACATGGTCCTTCGAGGACCGGACCGGCCCCGAGTTCACCGCCGAGGGCCGTGGCGAGTACGCGCTGGAGGAGATCCCGCTGACCGTGGAGGGGCTCGACGGCATCGACCTCAAGCCCGAGGAGATCGCCCGCGTCCTACGGGGCGCCATCGGCGCCGGCACGCTCGGAGCTGGGGTCGTGGCCTAG
- a CDS encoding relaxase/mobilization nuclease domain-containing protein, translated as MIPSIHKQGGDTAGLLAYLFGAGRTEEHVDPHLVASFDGLAPDPGRDLGATEEDLQQLLDEPLHLLPAGTRPDKHVWHASVRSAPGDRTLTDAEWADIARRVIAATGIDPGDGAGCRWAAIRHADDHVHLIATLVREDGRKPDHHRSGKRAQAECRRIEADYDLYRVAPGDGTAAKRPTSAERHKAQRQGRDRTAREELRETVRRAAAGTGSEAEFFDRVASAGLLVKRRIAPSGDTLGYTVALPEDRNKDGAPVHYSGSKLAPDLSLPRLRERWTGAQARPTPAQASRPASARRRATGAVWQAVLLIDHGDDGTVAAQLAAAGEVLDALAKTSAAHTRTQLRHAATAFERAARSHVRAERGQDEALRQAARDLVHSGPALGRGQDGATGAMLIDMAFFLAVAASAWHAKKNHAQQAVAALQAADHLRAAYEAAAAQPMTLLQQRGRHMSRPLQDRQAAALRHAIPDLAEQILAEPGWPGLAATLAYAQAAGHSPADLLAEAAQQRELGSATSISEVLVWRLRHLAQLPADPVTAPSGIARTGSVQAPPSTTRTTVKAAGDNARRR; from the coding sequence TTGATCCCCTCCATCCACAAGCAGGGCGGCGACACCGCCGGTCTGCTCGCCTACCTCTTTGGCGCCGGCCGGACCGAGGAGCACGTCGACCCTCACCTGGTCGCCTCCTTCGACGGCCTCGCCCCTGACCCCGGCCGCGACCTCGGCGCCACCGAGGAGGATCTCCAGCAGCTCCTCGACGAACCCCTCCACCTGCTCCCTGCGGGCACCCGACCGGACAAGCACGTCTGGCACGCCTCCGTCAGAAGCGCCCCCGGCGACCGCACGCTCACCGACGCCGAGTGGGCGGACATCGCCCGCCGCGTCATCGCCGCCACCGGCATCGACCCTGGCGACGGTGCGGGCTGCCGTTGGGCGGCCATCCGCCACGCCGACGACCACGTCCACCTCATCGCCACCCTCGTACGCGAAGACGGCCGCAAGCCTGACCACCACCGCTCCGGCAAGCGCGCCCAGGCGGAATGCCGTCGCATCGAGGCCGACTACGACCTCTACCGTGTGGCGCCCGGGGACGGGACCGCAGCCAAGCGCCCCACCAGCGCCGAACGCCACAAAGCCCAGCGACAGGGCCGGGACCGTACCGCCCGCGAGGAACTGCGCGAGACCGTCCGCCGCGCTGCAGCGGGTACCGGGTCGGAGGCGGAGTTCTTCGACCGCGTCGCCTCCGCCGGCCTCCTCGTCAAGCGCCGGATAGCCCCCTCCGGCGACACCCTCGGCTACACCGTCGCCCTGCCCGAGGACCGCAACAAGGACGGTGCGCCCGTCCACTACTCGGGGTCCAAGCTCGCGCCCGACCTCTCCCTGCCCCGCCTCCGCGAACGCTGGACGGGCGCACAGGCCCGGCCTACGCCCGCCCAGGCAAGCCGTCCCGCATCCGCTCGTCGCCGCGCCACGGGAGCTGTCTGGCAGGCGGTGCTCCTCATCGATCACGGTGACGACGGAACCGTGGCCGCCCAGCTCGCCGCCGCCGGCGAAGTCCTCGACGCCCTCGCCAAGACCTCCGCCGCCCACACCCGCACCCAGCTGCGGCATGCGGCCACGGCCTTCGAGCGGGCGGCCCGCTCCCACGTGCGCGCCGAACGCGGCCAGGACGAGGCCCTGCGCCAAGCTGCCCGCGATCTCGTGCACAGCGGTCCGGCCCTGGGGCGGGGCCAGGACGGTGCCACGGGCGCGATGCTGATCGACATGGCGTTCTTCCTCGCCGTAGCGGCCTCCGCCTGGCACGCCAAGAAGAACCACGCCCAGCAGGCCGTCGCCGCCCTCCAGGCAGCCGACCACCTCCGGGCCGCCTACGAAGCCGCCGCGGCCCAGCCCATGACCCTCCTCCAGCAGCGGGGCCGCCACATGTCCCGGCCCCTGCAAGACCGGCAAGCAGCGGCCCTGCGCCACGCCATCCCCGACCTGGCGGAACAGATCCTGGCCGAACCCGGCTGGCCCGGCCTGGCGGCCACCCTCGCCTACGCCCAGGCCGCTGGCCACAGCCCCGCCGACCTGCTCGCCGAAGCAGCCCAGCAGAGGGAGTTGGGCAGCGCCACCTCTATCAGCGAAGTCCTCGTCTGGCGGCTTCGGCACCTTGCGCAGCTACCCGCCGACCCCGTCACCGCGCCCTCCGGCATCGCGCGCACCGGCAGCGTCCAGGCCCCGCCGTCCACCACACGGACGACCGTCAAGGCCGCCGGCGACAACGCTCGCCGTCGCTGA
- a CDS encoding plasmid mobilization relaxosome protein MobC codes for MHDYEKPPLIGQQPTPTPANSAASWRFGHSPVGGASEPEPAPGVAGSVPRQGARDGKAAAEGGPQPAKRRGKPRPRASEQRLARSVRLSEPELALASAGAAAVGMTLAGFLAHSTLAAARDLSRTAAVIATEQDVLTTLFALRRQLGIANNNLNQTAKALHLGIAPEGLDDTIAAVRRAVEDIRQLTTRMINPEGTQTA; via the coding sequence ATGCACGACTACGAGAAGCCCCCACTCATCGGCCAGCAGCCGACCCCCACCCCAGCAAACAGCGCAGCAAGTTGGAGGTTCGGACACTCCCCCGTCGGGGGCGCGTCCGAACCGGAGCCCGCCCCGGGGGTGGCGGGCTCCGTCCCGCGCCAGGGGGCACGGGACGGAAAGGCGGCGGCCGAGGGCGGACCGCAGCCTGCCAAGCGCCGGGGCAAGCCCCGGCCCCGAGCCAGCGAGCAGCGCCTCGCACGAAGCGTCCGCCTCAGCGAGCCAGAGCTCGCGCTCGCCTCCGCCGGCGCAGCGGCCGTCGGCATGACCCTGGCCGGCTTCCTCGCGCACAGCACACTCGCCGCTGCCCGCGACCTGAGCCGCACCGCTGCCGTCATCGCCACCGAGCAGGACGTCCTCACCACCCTGTTCGCACTGCGCCGCCAGCTCGGCATCGCGAACAACAACCTCAACCAGACGGCCAAAGCCCTGCACCTGGGCATCGCCCCCGAAGGACTCGACGACACCATCGCCGCCGTCCGCCGCGCCGTCGAGGACATCCGCCAGCTGACGACCCGCATGATCAACCCCGAAGGAACCCAGACCGCTTGA